The sequence TATACAACGCCGCCAGTCCAGCTGTGATCTCCATAATGCTGTTACATAAAAACGCGGTTATGTTGCACCTGCCCGCGCTACCCATCGGTCGCTCAACGATGTCATTAAGCTCTTACTACCACTGTTTCTAAAGAAGCCTACAATAATTCTATTAGAAATTATTTGCATATTAGTAATACTGTTTCTGGAATAAGCACCCAATTCCACTAGAAAGTATTAGCATATTAGCTTAGAGCATCAAAGGTAGTTCCAAAGTAACTTTACCATACATATGAAGAACAGTAAATTTGACCTGTGCTTTCCGCGTTCATCGTTCGCTTAATTCAATTTTGACCAACCCACTTCATCTTCCCTCTTTGATTGTTACTTTCTCTGGCGAGAACAGCCCCGATGTTCAACAATTGCCGAGAAATGTGCGCTTCTTTCGTTTTGATACAGTGCGCCCCATCCGGGCATATTCGAAATTTCACTCTATGTATTATCCAAAGAGCATCCGATGATGATTAGGGCATTACCGGATGACGGCCACCATGATAAGGCCAACAAGGAGGCCGCTGACAATCGGTAGAAACTCCCCGTTGGATGACCAGTACATCAAGGCCAGGTCGTACAACAGCAGCACGGGCACGTCAGAACACGCTGCGAGCTCGTATTTCTTGTAGTGAATCGTAGACGCCGAAAAGCATTTGTAGTGGATGACTCCCAGTGCCACAATGACTCCCGCGAAGGTGTGCGTGCACATCGAATGCAAGGAGGACTGTCGGGCTATCGCGTACGCAATTTCGATGGCCGCAGTGTTGACCAGGCCGACCGCGAAGACGGCGACGGCGAACACGACGGCAAAGTAGTAAATGCCGAGCGCCGCTTCCAGTACGATACCCTTGACGAAGAAAGCTAGCAGGTTAGCCGCCAAGTGCGTAAAGTCCACGTGATGGAACGCGGCGAACGCAATCCGCCACCAGTGGCCTTCGTGAACTATCGCGACGGCACTGGCACAGCGCTCGGGGTAGTGCTTGTGAAGGAATCTCCAGTGGGACTGGGCGACGAGCCACATCACCGTCAGCGTGACCCACGGAAACTGAGGAATGGCGAACGTGTCCTCAAACTCGGCCGCCTCAGCAGACAAAGCGGCGGCCAAATTGTCGTCAGCTTTTTGGCGGCCGCCATCGGAAGTCGGCGACTGGGGGCTCGACAAGTTCTTGACGATGTCGTCTGCGCTTCGCCCTACGAGTTTCCATGGTGACCCCGTCCAAGGCATGACAGCCCTTGGGCTCGGCGAAGCCTGAGAGCGGCGCTCACTGCTCACTTGCATAGTCATGGACCGGGTCCTTTCGGCAGCGATGGCCTCTCCCTCCGCTGTATGCTTCAAGAGTCCCTCAGAGTGCACCTGCTTTGGCTGGACTGGATCCGCGCCCCCTGGTGACAGCATGGACGGCCACGTCCTGGCTCCAGACGTGACAGATGGCGTGTGGGGGCCTATCACTCCAGGAGAACGGTCGTGCAGTGGAGGCGAGGCCAGCGACTTGGGACTCAGGGGCACCTGGCTGCCGCCGGGGGAAGTTAGCCGGGACCATGAGCCCTGCTGGCTGCGCCTGCTCGGTGAGTACTGGAGGGTGAGTGACCTGTAACCACCGATGCTAGAGTTTGCCGTCTGGGATGCCTCGCTCATGACGTCCGCGCGCGATTTTGACGTGCCCCGAGGAGGCGAAAGAGGTCCGGAATGCTGATACGGTAGAGACGAGCTGAGACCGGCCGTGAGCTCAAGAGAGTGTAGAGAAAGAGAAGGTTGAGTCGCTTCGCTCTTCGAAGGCTGTGAGCCCGGCTTTCGTTCGTCGAGCTTCTTGATGTCGGTTGTTCCTTTAGGGTCAGCTGCTGAAGCGGAGGGGCTAGCTGGCGGCTGGTCATCGCGGAGTCTTGCAGCCGGAGTGACTTCGGCTGCTGAAGGGGAGGCGCCGGTTGTTCCTGCTGGAGCGGAAGCGCTGGCTGGCGGCTGCTCATCGAGGTGGCCTGCAGCGGGAGTGACTTCGGCTGCCGAAGGGGAAGCGCCGGTTGTTCCTGCTGGAGCGGAAGCGCTGGCTGGCGGCTGCTCATCGAGGTGGCCTGCAGCGTGAGTGACTTCGGCTGCTGAAGGGGAAGCGCCGGTTGTTCCTGCTGGAGCGGAAGCGCTGGCTGGCGGCTGCTCATCGAGGTGGCCTGCAGCGGGAGTGACTTCGGCTGCTGAAGGGGAAGCGCCGGTTGTTCCTGCTGGAGCGGAAGCGCTGGCTGGCGGCTGCTCATCGAGGTGGCCTGCAGCGGGAGTGACTTCGGCTGCTGAAGGGGAAGCGCCGGTTGTTCCTGCTGGAGCGGAAGCGCTGGCTGGCGGCTGCTCATCGAGGTGGCCTGCAGCGGGAGTGACTTCGGCTGCTGAAGGGGAAGCGCCGGTTGTTCCTGCTGGAGCGGAAGCGCTGGCTGGCGGCTGCTCATCGAGGTGGCCTGCAGCGGGAGTGACTTCGGCTGGTGAAGGGGAAGCGCCGGTTGTTCCTGCTGGAGCGGAAGCGCTGGCTGGCGGCTGCTCATCGAGGTGGCCTGCAGCCGGAGTGACTTCGGCTGCTGAAGGGGAAGCGCCGGTTGTTCCTGCTGGAGCGGAAGCGCTGGCTGGCGGCTGGTCATCGAGGTGGCCTGCAGCGGGAGTGACTTCGGCTGCTGAAGGGGAAGCGCCGGTTGTTCCTGCTGGAGCGGAAGCGCTGGCTGGCGGCTGGTCATCGAGGTGGCCTGCAGCCGGAGTGACTTCGGCTGCTGAAGGGGAGGCGCCGGTTGTTCCTGCTGGAGCGGAGACGCTGGCTGGCGGCTGCTCATCGAGGTGGCCTGCAGCCGGCGTGACTTCGGCTGCTGAAGGGGAAGCGCCGATTGTTCCTCCTGGAGCGGAGGCGCTGGCTGGCGGCTGGTCATCGAGATGGCCTGCAGCGGGAGTGACTTCGGTTGCTGAAGGGGAAGCGCCGTCTTCTCTTGGAGCGGTGTGCTTGACCGTGTCTCCTTCGAGGTTTTTACCATTAGACGAAGACATGCCTGGGGTTCCCGTTGACGGCCGGAACGGAGCTGTGGATATCGCACCACTCGGTGAATCCCCTGTCGCACCGGGATGCCTTCTCTCCGCGAGCTCCTTCTTGCTTATGTCGGGTATATCTTTCTTTCGCGGCCGTCTGTTGCTGGAAAGGGGGCGCACTCTTTCTTCAGGGAGCCCCGAGCCTGCCCCTTCGATGCCTGCAACCGACCTGGCAACGCTTGATTGCTTGCCTCCGAGAGTGGCTCacacccactacgggggattggccaagaatgaggTGATATAAGAAAAAGGTTATCCGAGTCTGAAAATAATCACAATTGAGTAAGTTTGATAGGCTAAAGGAATGAAGTCAGATAAATTTTAAGAATCTAACAAGTAAATTATCCTGATTCAATTATATACCCCACCGCAGCTGCGCAAACATTACTATGACAGCGTCCCGCAGAAGAGCCTCCAAGATATAGAACACCAAGAATGGTTATATTCAATGCAGCACTATGAAATTTTCCTTCTAAAGTGTGTTTTCTTAACGCGGAAAAACGACGGCATGACAGGAAAAAGTtttctattgtttcatcttcacAACAATATGAGCACTAGGAGGAGGGCGCCAGATCACATCGATGCAGATAATAGTTTACTGCAGGTATTCGACATCGGAATTTCGTCAACAGGACTTCAACTTTTCCATTGCGGCAAAAGTTTGTATTTCAAGGAAATGGGAAGTTTCGGTAATCAGTAAAATTTGTTAACGATAGGTTCCGAGAGTCTTTCATGATTGTTCATCTCCTGAACCTAGCAACAGTTATGAAAGCTGGTACAGGAAGGATCAGGAGAGTTCTACCACTAATGGCAGCTCTCGCCAAGCTGTCTGCTACATTGATAACTAATCCTTCAGGAACAGGCACCCATACCAATCTAATTATTGTTAACTGAGAAGGTATTTAACAATGAAATGCGCGGGATCCACTATTTGCACTGAGAGCTGAAGATAAAGATAAAGAATCCATGACTATTACAACTTCCGAGATTGATGAGTTCACTTTTCGTAGAGCCAATGTAACCACCAGAAACTCAGCTATAAATGCTGGTACGTAGTAAGGAAGTCTTAAAGGACCAGTCAAAAGCGAAAGGAAAAATTCAAATTTCATACTTTTCTTCTGTTTGCGATGCATCTGTGACTTCGGCAGCGTTAATTTTTAGCTCCAATAAGTGATCTTGTAATAGCCCATTTAATATATTGCAAGAGAGGTGTTTTGCGTTGTTTGGGTGTATATCGTCAACAATAATCTGGATATTCTGTCTCTCGCTGCCTACAGGAGGGCTCTCACATAATCGTTAATCTAAGGGACCAAGAACTGTCTGAGGGAAGACGACCTTAATAGTCTAGAACCGAGGTCAGGAAGATTGAAAAAATATTGCAGGCTGAGAAATAAAAATTTATgtacaaggatagaaagttgggtgAGTTCGCATGGTAACcagatcttgaattgtagcgcgaagtgacacagacaggacgagcgctaacgttcagcaaaatttttattgaaactatcAACATATATACAGATGATCGCAAAtaccgcagcatatgaacatgacAATGTCTAAAGGCATCAGCTAAGCATATCAAGAGGTAGGGAAGCTTTTTGGCTTCcgaatttttttcaattttctggcgaCCAAACAAACGattttccccgctttcacgttgATCACTCTGATCAAGCTGGAAAGACGGTTACAATGATCTCACCATTTCTCGTCTCGAAATCTCTCACTAAAGTCTTTGAACCAAGGTACAAAGCTTTGaaaatggcaagcggcgatctgcTACTGGAGCTCCTCGATCAGGAACAGCATGAAAAATttgcctgtggtttagctctggttaaccctagttgaattgcgaaagcaagagctgcatggcgAGCTCGTTTAGCTGCATCGGCGAGCCGCCGTGTCTCGAGACTTCTTGCACGTTCTTCCCCCGTTTCCTCGGCACGTCGTCTACGCAACGTCTCATTCCGACGCTCTGAGACTGAGGGTTCTTCTTCGGTTGCCGCAGAGTGCAAGCGAGCTCGTTTTGCTGCATCGGCGAGCCGCCGTGTCTCGAGTCTTCTTGCACGTTCTTCCTCCGTTTTCTCGGCACGTCGTCTATGCAGCGTCTCATTCCGACGCTCTCGATAACTCAAAGCCGTCTCTTCCGCAGTTGAAGAGTCATTCCGGGACGTGGAAAGACTTCTTCTAGCCGCATCTTCGTTACAACGCTTCTCGAGtcgtgcggcgcgttcttctggcgtctcttgagcGCTGTGTCTTCCTCGCTTCGTTCTGTGGTTGCTGCGTCTCTTATCGCgctctccataacgactaaatacactgaggcgaagcgcatatatatataccctccacgaggcgacacctcctctccctctaccccagCGGAGTACATCTGGTGGAGCGAGCGGTGACGGCAGCAGCGTCGATGgcggcgccatctgttggagcACGGCTGAGACGTTGCTAGAGAGCGGCGGCTCAAGGTTGTTCGTCGGCCACGACATATGCCATACGGCATGCGGTGCGACGGGCCGAAATAgctcgctggctggcgtagtaaagctttcgctttaaaactagcTAATCTAGTGTCTAATGGGGATGTTCCAGTGACAGTtaccccacaccg comes from Dermacentor andersoni chromosome 9, qqDerAnde1_hic_scaffold, whole genome shotgun sequence and encodes:
- the LOC126528545 gene encoding uncharacterized protein yields the protein MSSSNGKNLEGDTVKHTAPREDGASPSATEVTPAAGHLDDQPPASASAPGGTIGASPSAAEVTPAAGHLDEQPPASVSAPAGTTGASPSAAEVTPAAGHLDDQPPASASAPAGTTGASPSAAEVTPAAGHLDDQPPASASAPAGTTGASPSAAEVTPAAGHLDEQPPASASAPAGTTGASPSPAEVTPAAGHLDEQPPASASAPAGTTGASPSAAEVTPAAGHLDEQPPASASAPAGTTGASPSAAEVTPAAGHLDEQPPASASAPAGTTGASPSAAEVTPAAGHLDEQPPASASAPAGTTGASPSAAEVTHAAGHLDEQPPASASAPAGTTGASPSAAEVTPAAGHLDEQPPASASAPAGTTGASPSAAEVTPAARLRDDQPPASPSASAADPKGTTDIKKLDERKPGSQPSKSEATQPSLSLHSLELTAGLSSSLPYQHSGPLSPPRGTSKSRADVMSEASQTANSSIGGYRSLTLQYSPSRRSQQGSWSRLTSPGGSQVPLSPKSLASPPLHDRSPGVIGPHTPSVTSGARTWPSMLSPGGADPVQPKQVHSEGLLKHTAEGEAIAAERTRSMTMQVSSERRSQASPSPRAVMPWTGSPWKLVGRSADDIVKNLSSPQSPTSDGGRQKADDNLAAALSAEAAEFEDTFAIPQFPWVTLTVMWLVAQSHWRFLHKHYPERCASAVAIVHEGHWWRIAFAAFHHVDFTHLAANLLAFFVKGIVLEAALGIYYFAVVFAVAVFAVGLVNTAAIEIAYAIARQSSLHSMCTHTFAGVIVALGVIHYKCFSASTIHYKKYELAACSDVPVLLLYDLALMYWSSNGEFLPIVSGLLVGLIMVAVIRIPYPRRHLYLIAVPMTPVTYAFMSAVVAAYLYGPYTEPSALGEAPLTFKVPVWRPFMLPPLYVGNIYQLAYVLQTLFTVGRRLERDLGRWRLAFLAPLLLFAVCVLRDGLRFIVWKYQLAFWSTAPPPAPHSGECCCGLVGTLLALKAIHHSLHPDAAYRLGTLCIRVRFWPGLLLELTHFLLLAREGSTFGHVTGVLLGLAVSHLLRDRRWFDPHSSTTDSSTALGSSREYEKSPAPGLH